A portion of the Bacteroidales bacterium genome contains these proteins:
- a CDS encoding DUF1801 domain-containing protein, whose amino-acid sequence MNPKVDKYLIDGCMRCKFGATPECKVNNWRVELETLRQIVSETGLTEEVKWGVPCYTFDNKNIVIISAFKEFACLSFIKGALFTDKEKILLKPGESSQSARIIKYTNPEQIIEQAEIIKSYILEAVALEKSNQKVEFRKNPEPLPEELEEIFSNDLKLKKAFYTLTQGRQRGYIIYFSQPKQSQSRYNRIEKYRQKILNGEGLNDEYSG is encoded by the coding sequence ATGAATCCAAAAGTTGACAAATATCTGATAGACGGCTGTATGCGTTGCAAATTCGGTGCGACACCCGAATGTAAAGTCAATAATTGGCGGGTAGAATTGGAAACATTACGACAAATTGTATCAGAAACCGGATTGACAGAAGAAGTAAAATGGGGTGTACCCTGTTACACCTTCGACAATAAAAACATTGTTATCATAAGTGCTTTCAAAGAATTTGCCTGTCTGAGTTTTATTAAAGGTGCGTTGTTTACGGACAAAGAAAAAATCCTCTTAAAACCTGGAGAGAGCTCTCAATCAGCAAGAATCATTAAATACACGAATCCTGAACAAATAATTGAACAGGCTGAAATCATAAAATCATATATTCTTGAAGCTGTTGCGCTCGAAAAATCAAATCAAAAAGTTGAATTCAGGAAAAACCCTGAACCGCTACCTGAAGAGCTTGAAGAAATATTCAGTAACGATCTTAAACTTAAAAAGGCTTTTTACACATTGACTCAAGGCAGACAAAGGGGTTATATCATTTACTTTTCTCAACCCAAACAATCTCAATCAAGGTATAACCGAATAGAAAAATACAGACAGAAAATACTGAACGGAGAAGGCTTAAATGACGAGTATAGTGGTTGA
- a CDS encoding DUF1801 domain-containing protein, whose product MNEVEQYISAFPPEVSTLLEQIRSIIKKAAPDAVEGIAYGMPAYKLKGRPLVYFAGFKNHIGFYATPTGHEAFANELSKYKHGKGSVQFQLGKPIPYDLIRQIVEFRVYEVLGK is encoded by the coding sequence ATGAATGAAGTAGAACAATACATTTCAGCCTTTCCACCTGAAGTCAGCACTCTTCTTGAGCAAATTCGCAGCATAATAAAAAAGGCAGCACCTGATGCAGTTGAAGGTATCGCTTACGGAATGCCGGCTTACAAACTGAAAGGCAGACCTTTGGTGTATTTTGCCGGCTTTAAAAATCATATCGGTTTTTACGCCACACCGACAGGGCATGAGGCGTTTGCGAATGAATTATCAAAATACAAACATGGCAAAGGTTCTGTGCAGTTTCAATTGGGCAAGCCTATTCCTTATGATCTGATCCGGCAGATCGTTGAATTCAGGGTTTATGAGGTTTTGGGGAAATAG